In one Nicotiana tomentosiformis chromosome 6, ASM39032v3, whole genome shotgun sequence genomic region, the following are encoded:
- the LOC138893841 gene encoding uncharacterized protein — protein sequence MDYDITIIYHLGKPNVVVNALSRKAESMWTLAYISVGERPLALDVQVLANRFVRLVILEPSQVLVCVVSRSSLFERIKARRYDDPYLLVLEDTMQYDNAKEVTIGDDVVLRMQRRICVPNVDGLHELILGEAHSS from the coding sequence atggactatgatatcaccattatatATCATCTCGGGAAGCCTAATGTGGTGGtcaatgccttgagtaggaaggctgagagcatgtgGACTCTTGCTTATATTTCAGTTGGAGAGAGACCGTTAGCATTGGATGTACAGGTTTTGGCCAACAGGTTCGTAAGATTGgttattttggagcctagtcagGTTCTTGTTTGCGTGGTTTCTCgctcttctttgtttgagcgcatcaaagcGCGTCgatatgatgatccctatttgcttgtccttgagGACACGATGCAGTACGataatgccaaggaggttaccaTTGGAGATGATGTGGTGTTGCGGATGCAGcgccggatttgtgtgcccaatgtggatgggttgcatgagttgattcttggggaggcccacagttcgtag